Part of the Desulfomonilaceae bacterium genome is shown below.
GAACTCGACTACACCGAGCAGACCTCCTGGCTCTTGTTCCTGAAATACCTCGACGGGCTGGAACAGGACAAAGCGACCGAGGCCCAACTCGAAGGCAAGCAATACAACTTCATCCTGGATAAACCCTACAGATGGGAAGAGTGGGCCGCTCCTAAGAGCAAAGACGGACGGATCGACCACAACAAGGCCGTGACCGGCGACGACTTACGCGACTTCGTCAACCAGAAGCTCTTTCCCTTCCTCCACGGTTTCAAGCTTAAAGCAACCGGGCCTAACACGATTGAATACAAAATAGGTGAGATCTTTGGCGAGATCAACAACAAGATCTCCAGCGGTTACAACCTGCGTGAAATCATCGACCATATCGACGAACTGGAGTTCCGATCACAGAACGAGAAGCACGAGTTGTCGGCCCTTTACGAAGAGAAAATCAAGCGCATGGGCAACGCCGGGCGCAACGGAGGGGAATATTACACCCCCCGCCCGCTCATACGTGCCATCGTGCAGGTTGTCAAGCCCCGCATCGGCGAGCGCATCTACGACGGCGCCTGTGGCTCTGCAGGCTTCTTATGCGAGGCCTTCGATTACCTGAAGTCGAACCAGAACCTCACCACCCAGGACGTCAAGACACTTCAAGAGAGTACCTTTTTTGGTAAAGAGAAGAAGTCCCTCGCCTACGTGATAGCTATCATGAACATGATCCTGCACGGCATAGAGGCGCCGAATATCCTGCACACGAACACGCTCACAGAGAACCTTGCTGACATTCAGCAAAAGGATCGCTTTGATGTGATCCTCGCCAATCCGCCCTTCGGGGGTAAGGAACGCAAGGAAGTCCAGCAGAATTTCCCCATCCGCACTGGCGAGACAGCCTTCCTGTTCCTTCAGCACTTCA
Proteins encoded:
- a CDS encoding N-6 DNA methylase, yielding MFQQAFKNIDDVLWKEAGCTTELDYTEQTSWLLFLKYLDGLEQDKATEAQLEGKQYNFILDKPYRWEEWAAPKSKDGRIDHNKAVTGDDLRDFVNQKLFPFLHGFKLKATGPNTIEYKIGEIFGEINNKISSGYNLREIIDHIDELEFRSQNEKHELSALYEEKIKRMGNAGRNGGEYYTPRPLIRAIVQVVKPRIGERIYDGACGSAGFLCEAFDYLKSNQNLTTQDVKTLQESTFFGKEKKSLAYVIAIMNMILHGIEAPNILHTNTLTENLADIQQKDRFDVILANPPFGGKERKEVQQNFPIRTGETAFLFLQHFIKMLRAGGRGGVVIKNTFLSNTDNASVSLRKLLLESCNLYTVLDCPGGAFQGAGVKTVVLFFEKGSPTRKVWFYKLDPGRNLGKTNPLNDDDLKEFIRLQKTFADSPKSWSVEATSIDSATFDLSVRNPNGGDEVAHRSPQEIMDEIVALDAESAKVLRNIRGLL